AATCCTAGTGTTACTACTACTTATACTGTAACTAAAACTCATACCGCTTCTGGTTGTAGCGATACTGATGAAGTAACAGTAACAGTAAACAAACCAGATGTAACAGCAAATGCAGGATCTGACTTTACTAAAAATTGTTTGATCAATATATCAGGCGGTTCTATTGGTGAGGCGGCAGCTATAGGATATACTTATTCCTGGACTTCGTCTCCAGCAGGATTTACTTCTACTGATGCTAATCCATTTGTTAATCCTAGTGTTACTACTACTTATACTGTAACTAAAACTCATACCGCTTCTGGTTGTAGCGATACTGATGAGGTGACTGTAACGGTAAACAAACCAACTATAGTAGCAGTAGCAGGTGATGACTTTACTAAAAATTGTTTGATGAACATATCAGGCGGTTCTATTGGTGAAGCTTCCGCAGAAGGATATACTTATTCCTGGACTTCATCTCCAGCAGGATTTACTTCTACTGATGCTAATCCATCTGTTAATCCTAGTGTTACTACTACTTATACTGTAACTAAAACTCATTCCGCTTCTGGTTGTAGCGATACTGATGAAGTAACAGTAACAGTAAACAAACCAGATGTAACAGCAAATGCAGGATCTGACTTTACTAAAAATTGTTTGATCAATATATCAGGCGGTTCTATTGGTGAAGCAGCAGCAATAGGATATACTTATTCCTGGACTTCGTCTCCAGTAGGATTTACTTCTACTGATGCTAATCCTTTTGTTAATCCTAGTGTTACTACTACTTATACTGTAACTAAAACTCATACTGCTTCTGGTTGTAACGATACTGATGAGGTGACTGTAACAGTAAATAAACCAACTGTAGTAGCAGTAGCCGGTGATGACTTTACTAAAAATTGTTTGATTAATATATCAGGCGGTTCAATTGGTGAAGCTTCCGCTGAAGGATATACTTACTCTTGGACTTCGTCTCCAGCAGGATTTACTTCTACTAATGCAAATCCATCTGTTAATCCTAGTGTTACTACTACTTACACTGTAACTAAAACTCACACCGCTTCTGGTTGTAGCGATACTGATGAAGTAACAGTAACAGTAAACAAACCAACTGTAGTAGCAGGAGCTGGAAGTGACTTTACCATTACCTGTAAATTAAACATCAGTGGTGGCTCAATTGGTGAAGCTGCTCAAGTAGGATACACTTATTCTTGGACTTCTTCTCCAGCAGGATTTACTTCTACTAATGCAAATCCATTTGTTAATCCGAGCGTGACAACTACTTATACAGTAACTAAAACTCATACCGCTTCTGGTTGTAGCGATACTGACGAGGTGACTGTAACAGTAAACAATACAAATCCGACTGCATTATCCGTTAAATCTCTAGAAATTTGTTACCCAATACCAGTAAGTCTGCTTTCAGCATTAGTAAGTGCATTGCCAGATCCAAACGTAATAAGTGTAACTTTCTGGACAGATGCTGCCGCAACTACATCACAAGTTACTAATTTGAATTTCTCAGGAACTCCTGGAGTTCATGTCTTTTATGTAAAAGAAGAAGTACTTGCAACAGGTTGTATTAGCATTAGTCAATTTTCTGTAGATGTTAAATCTTGTATTGCTGCATTATGTACCTATACTCAAGGGTATTATGGAAATCCAGGTGGAACGTCTTGTGCGGAAGGAAAACCTTATACAACAGCGGGTCTTATCGCCAAAGCTTTGGCTTCTTATGGTGGTACTATGACAATTGGTTCAAATGGAAATACCGTTTGGATGAAAGCTCCAGAAGACATTGACGATATCATTAGAGTAATGCCTGGAGGTGGTGGAAGCTATGTATTATCTGGAAGTTATGAAATAAGCAATTTACCTAACAGTTACTTGAAAAAAGGAAAAATCAATAATACATTATTGGCTCAAACAATTGCTTTAGGTCTTAACATCGGAATAAACGGTGCTCTTGGTAATTTAGAATTAAAAGCAGGAACTTTTGCAGTTGCTGAACCAGAAGGTGGTTGTGGATCTGATGTTCCTAAAACCAGACAATGTTCACCAGGCGGATACACTCCAGTAATCAATGAGTATAAATATTACTCAATACCTGCGAATGTAATAAATGCTATTTCACCAAAAACTGTTCAAGGGTTGTTTGCTTTGGCAAATCAAGCTTTAGGTGGCGGTTCTACAAATGGTCTTACACTTTCACAAATAGCAAGTGCAGTTGATTTAATTAATAATGCATTTGATCAATGTAGAATATTTGTAGGCTATAATGTTGAACCACTTATATGTGCAACTCCAATAGAGTCTTTGATTATCGATTCAAGTACTTCTAGAATAGCAGACACTTCATCTTTCACAGCTTCTCCAGTTCCTTTCAAAGACCAACTTACTATCAGTTATGATTACAAATTTGTAACTGATGTAAAAATTGAGGCATTCAACTCATTAGGTCTTATAGTAGCTTCTAGCTATGATGCCAATGGTTATTTAAATAAACAAGTTACGCTAAATATCCCATCTACTGGGCAAGCTGAACTTTACATTATTAAAGTAACCACTAATAAAGGAAGCAGTACACAAAAAGTACTTTCTACACAATAACTAAAACCATTTTTAACCAAAAAGCACCCGCCAAAAACGGGTGCTTTTTTATGTTTTAAAAACTGATAAAATTCATTGTCTTTTAAAATAGACAAGTATTAAAACTAATAATAAAACTACTTAGTTAAAAGTAATTCTCGATATTTAGTCAAAGTCCATAATTCATTATCAACTAATAACTCTAGTTTATCACAGTGATTTCTAATCACCTCAAAATAAGGCTTCACATTGTTACAATATGCTTCGGCCATAGCCTGAGCATCTGTCAAATTATTGGCTTTCTTTCTTTCTTCTGTCATCTCTTCTACTTTAGAATTGATTCCTTCAATATGTCCTGAAATCTCTTTTATCAAAATGATTTGTTCCTTTGCAATTGACTCAAATTCTGAACCAAAAATATTTTTTAAACCTTTCACATTTTCGATCAAAGTATTTTGATATCTGATAGCTGTCGGAATTACATGATTTTTTGAAATATCACCTAATACTCTGCCTTCAATTTGAATTTTTTTGGTGTATTCTTCCAATTCAATTTCATAACGGGCATGTAATTCGATATGATTCATAATACCCATTTCTCCAAATAAATCGATAGCTTGTTTTGAAGCTCTCGCTTTCAAGGCTTCCGGAGTAGTTTTAAAATTACTCAAACCTCTTTTTGCAGCCTCTTTTTGCCAAGCGTCACTGTAACCATCACCCTCAAAAAGGATTTTTTTGGATTGTTTGATATATTCTCTTAACACATTGAAAATAGCATCGTCTTTTTTCATGTCTTTCGATTCTATCAAAACATCAACAGCTGCTTTAAAATCTTTCAGCTGCTTAGCTACAATTGTATTTAATGTTGTCATTGCATTGGAGCAATTTGCAGACGAACCCACAGCTCTAAACTCAAATTTATTACCCGTAAAAGCAAAAGGTGAAGTTCTATTTCTGTCAGTGTTATCCAAAAGAACATCTGGAATTTTACCAACAACATTTAGCTTAAGATCTGTTTTTTCTTCTGGAGATAATTTCCCAGTCGAAACTCCTTCTAATTCCGCTAAAACTTTGGTTAACTGTTCTCCTATAAAAACTGAGATAATTGCAGGTGGCGCTTCATTGGCTCCTAACCTATGATCATTACTTGCCGTAGCAATAGCACCTCTTAACAAAGCTTCATAATCATTTACCGCTTTAATAGTATTGATAAAGAAAGTCAAAAACTGTAAATTAGTCATTGGGGTTTTACTAGGGCTCAGTAAATTAACTCCCGTATCTGTTGATAATGACCAGTTATTGTGTTTTCCAGATCCATTTACACCTTTAAATGGTTTTTCATGAAATAATACTTTAAAATCATGACGTTCTGCTACTTTATGCATAATATCCATCAATAAACAGTTGTGGTCTACTGCTAGATTTGCTTCTTCAAAAATAGGTGCAAATTCAAATTGATTTGGAGCAACTTCGTTGTGACGCGTTTTTACAGGTATACCTAATACTATACATTCCTGTTCCAAATCTCTCATATACGTTAAAGCACGAGTTGGGATAGATCCAAAATAATGATCGTCCAATTGTTGTCCTTTAGCAGAAGTATGTCCCAACAAAGTTCTTCCAGTCATAATAAGGTCTGGACGAGAATTAGCTAACGATTTGTCAATCAAAAAATATTCCTGTTCCCAGCCTAATGTTGCTGTTACTTTCTTTACATTTTTGTCAAAATATTTACACACTTCTGTAGCAGCCTCATCCATAGCAGATAAAGCTCTTAATAGTGGAATTTTATTATCTAAAGCTTCGCCTGTGTAAGAGATAAAAATTGTTGGAATACACAAAGTGGTACCAAATATAAAGGCTGGAGATGTTGGATCCCAAGCAGTATAACCTCGTGCCTCGAATGTGTTTCTAATTCCACCATTGGGAAAACTAGATGCATCTGGTTCTTGTTGTACCAATTGAGCACCTCCGAATTTTTCTAGCGGGTCACTTCCGTCATACGAAGTTTCAAAAAAAGCATCATGTTTCTCCGCAGTAGTTCCCGTAAGAGGCTGAAACCAGTGGGTATAGTGGGTAACTCCTTTATTTAAAGCCCATTCCTTCATTCCCATGGCAATATAATCTGCCAGTTTTCTATCTATCTTAGTTCCATGTTGAACTGCTCCTTGCACTGCTTTGAAAGCATCTGAAGTCAAATATTGCTTCATTGCTTTATCATTAAATACATTAGATCCAAAAAGCTCTGATTTTCTACCAGATTCTTGAAAATCTATTAGCTTTCTATTAGAAGCTTCTCGTAAAGCTTGAAAACGAATTGATGACATATCCTATATCTTAAAAATTAATATCCATTGAAAAAACACAGACAAAGGTAAATTATTCTACTCAACAAATAATTAAAGCTTTAGTGAATAAATCATACTCAAAAATTGATTAGTTGTAATACAAAAAAATTACTCTAACTACTTGAATCTCTAGTAAGAGTAATAAAATTCTTAATTAAAATTTAATATTGAAAAAATACGAATTACGAATTTAATCATTATACCCCTCTAAAATTATAATTTTTCAAATATACCCCTTCTAAAATGCAGTAATATCAAAAATTTAAAACACACAAATAAAAATCACCCCCCAATTTTATGACATCAGCAATTTATTTTATATTTGCCACAGAAAAAAATCAAAAAAAATAAATTATAATTATTATGGCTAAAATTAAATTAGAATACCTTTGGTTAGATGGATACGAACCAACACAAAACTTAAGAAGTAAAACTAAAGTTGAAGAGCACGAAAACTTTCAAGGAACTTTAGAAGAAATCGGAAACTGGTCATTTGATGGTTCATCAACTAGACAAGCTGAAGGTGGTTCATCTGACTGTTTATTAGTACCAGTTGCTATCTATCCAGATCCAACTCGTATCAATGGTTACCTAGTTATGACTGAAGTTATGTTTGCAGACGGTACAGCTCACCCATCAAACGGAAGAGCAACTATCGAAGATGATGGAGATTTCTGGTTTGGATTCGAACAAGAGTATTTCATCATGGATACTAAAACATTATTACCATTAGGTTTCCCAATTGGAGGTTACCCTGCACCACAAGGAATGTACTACTGTTCAGTAGGTGGTAAAAATACACACGGAAGAAAATTAGTTGAAGAGCATGCAGATTTATGTATCGCAGCTGGACTTAACTTTGAAGGAATAAATCAAGAAGTTGCTTGTGGACAATGGGAATTCCAATTGTTTGCTAAAGGAGCTAAAAAAGCAGGAGATGAAATCTGGGTTGCTAGATATTTATTAGACCGTTTGACTGAAAAATATGGTTACTATATTGAGTACCACCCAAAACCACTAGGAGATACTGACTGGAATGGTTCAGGAATGCACGCTAACTTCTCTAACAATGTATTAAG
The Flavobacterium sp. 5 DNA segment above includes these coding regions:
- a CDS encoding glutamine synthetase III yields the protein MSSIRFQALREASNRKLIDFQESGRKSELFGSNVFNDKAMKQYLTSDAFKAVQGAVQHGTKIDRKLADYIAMGMKEWALNKGVTHYTHWFQPLTGTTAEKHDAFFETSYDGSDPLEKFGGAQLVQQEPDASSFPNGGIRNTFEARGYTAWDPTSPAFIFGTTLCIPTIFISYTGEALDNKIPLLRALSAMDEAATEVCKYFDKNVKKVTATLGWEQEYFLIDKSLANSRPDLIMTGRTLLGHTSAKGQQLDDHYFGSIPTRALTYMRDLEQECIVLGIPVKTRHNEVAPNQFEFAPIFEEANLAVDHNCLLMDIMHKVAERHDFKVLFHEKPFKGVNGSGKHNNWSLSTDTGVNLLSPSKTPMTNLQFLTFFINTIKAVNDYEALLRGAIATASNDHRLGANEAPPAIISVFIGEQLTKVLAELEGVSTGKLSPEEKTDLKLNVVGKIPDVLLDNTDRNRTSPFAFTGNKFEFRAVGSSANCSNAMTTLNTIVAKQLKDFKAAVDVLIESKDMKKDDAIFNVLREYIKQSKKILFEGDGYSDAWQKEAAKRGLSNFKTTPEALKARASKQAIDLFGEMGIMNHIELHARYEIELEEYTKKIQIEGRVLGDISKNHVIPTAIRYQNTLIENVKGLKNIFGSEFESIAKEQIILIKEISGHIEGINSKVEEMTEERKKANNLTDAQAMAEAYCNNVKPYFEVIRNHCDKLELLVDNELWTLTKYRELLLTK
- a CDS encoding glutamine synthetase beta-grasp domain-containing protein, with the translated sequence MAKIKLEYLWLDGYEPTQNLRSKTKVEEHENFQGTLEEIGNWSFDGSSTRQAEGGSSDCLLVPVAIYPDPTRINGYLVMTEVMFADGTAHPSNGRATIEDDGDFWFGFEQEYFIMDTKTLLPLGFPIGGYPAPQGMYYCSVGGKNTHGRKLVEEHADLCIAAGLNFEGINQEVACGQWEFQLFAKGAKKAGDEIWVARYLLDRLTEKYGYYIEYHPKPLGDTDWNGSGMHANFSNNVLRTCGDKAVYDKICEAFRPVVEEHIAVYGAYNEQRLTGKHETASIHDFSYGVSDRGASIRIPLYTVQHGWKGYLEDRRPASNGDPYKIAARIIKTVNSAL